A DNA window from Streptomyces sp. CA-278952 contains the following coding sequences:
- a CDS encoding RNA polymerase sigma factor: MQTRTVTTTTETMAAIPAQNRSLHHPETTAGPPGYAPEAVMVEATHLPDLPEPRHRADSGGPTSDLFRQYLREIGRIQLLTAAEEVELARRVEAGLFAEERLAGTPDLDSRLAGDLDRLVVMGRTAKRRLIEANLRLVVSVAKRYVGRGLTMLDLVQEGNLGLIRAVEKFDYARGFKFSTYATWWIRQAMSRALADQARTIRVPVHVVELINRVVRVQRRMLQERGVEPSAEDVAGELDLTPERVTEVLRLAQEPVSLHAPVGEEDDVSFGDLIEDGDAASPVESAAFLLLREHLEAVLSTLGERERKVVQLRYGLEDGRPRTLEEIGRIFGVTRERIRQIESKTLSRLRDHAFADQLRGYLD, from the coding sequence GTGCAGACCCGGACCGTGACGACCACGACCGAGACCATGGCGGCCATCCCGGCGCAGAACAGGTCCCTGCACCACCCGGAGACCACAGCCGGCCCGCCCGGATACGCACCCGAGGCGGTCATGGTGGAAGCGACGCACCTCCCCGACCTCCCGGAGCCGCGGCACCGGGCGGACTCCGGCGGCCCCACCTCCGACCTGTTCCGGCAGTATCTGCGCGAGATCGGCCGCATCCAGCTGCTCACCGCGGCCGAGGAGGTCGAACTCGCCCGCCGCGTCGAGGCCGGGCTCTTCGCCGAGGAGCGCCTCGCGGGCACCCCGGACCTCGACTCCCGTCTCGCCGGGGACCTCGACCGGCTGGTCGTGATGGGCCGCACGGCCAAACGCCGCCTCATCGAGGCCAACCTGCGCCTCGTCGTCTCCGTCGCCAAGCGCTACGTCGGCCGCGGCCTGACCATGCTCGACCTGGTCCAGGAGGGGAACCTCGGACTGATCCGGGCCGTGGAGAAGTTCGACTACGCCCGGGGCTTCAAGTTCTCCACGTACGCGACCTGGTGGATCCGGCAGGCCATGTCCCGCGCACTGGCCGACCAGGCCCGCACCATCCGCGTCCCCGTCCATGTCGTGGAGCTGATCAACCGCGTGGTGCGGGTCCAGCGCCGGATGCTCCAGGAACGCGGCGTCGAGCCCAGCGCCGAGGACGTCGCCGGCGAGCTCGACCTGACGCCCGAGCGGGTCACCGAAGTCCTCCGCCTGGCCCAGGAGCCCGTCTCCCTGCACGCCCCCGTCGGCGAGGAGGACGACGTCTCCTTCGGCGACCTCATCGAGGACGGCGACGCCGCCTCACCCGTCGAGTCCGCCGCCTTCCTCCTGCTGCGCGAACACCTGGAGGCGGTGCTCTCCACCCTCGGCGAGCGCGAACGCAAGGTCGTCCAGCTGCGGTACGGCCTGGAGGACGGGCGGCCCCGCACCCTGGAGGAGATCGGCCGGATCTTCGGCGTGACGCGCGAACGTATCCGCCAGATCGAGTCCAAGACCCTCAGCAGGCT